One window from the genome of Oceanisphaera sp. IT1-181 encodes:
- the hda gene encoding DnaA inactivator Hda, with product MSSDDEPNPPTQLALAVQLPDDETFASFYTGDNAQLITALKNAAIGQGDDLLYFWGQEGSGRSHLLHAACAELDGEQDAAGYISLDLHGQMSPQMLDGMEHLALVCLDNLDAIAGVAAWEQAVFNFFNRRHDRGLGSLVVTATNAPRHLGLSLPDLASRLDWGVAYQLKPLDDEGKLSALQLRSELRGFKLPTDVGRFLLSRLSRDMSTLLAALDLLDNASFQAKRKLSTPFAKEVLGF from the coding sequence ATGAGTAGCGATGACGAACCTAATCCGCCAACCCAGCTAGCGCTGGCGGTGCAGCTACCTGACGATGAAACCTTTGCCAGTTTTTATACCGGCGATAATGCTCAGCTGATCACGGCGCTTAAAAACGCCGCCATTGGCCAAGGTGATGACTTGCTCTATTTTTGGGGGCAAGAGGGCAGTGGCCGTTCGCACTTATTGCACGCGGCCTGTGCCGAGCTGGACGGCGAGCAGGATGCAGCGGGCTATATCTCGTTGGACTTGCACGGGCAAATGTCGCCCCAGATGCTGGATGGCATGGAGCACTTAGCACTGGTTTGCTTAGATAACTTAGATGCTATCGCAGGCGTTGCAGCGTGGGAGCAGGCGGTGTTTAACTTCTTTAACCGTCGCCATGATCGAGGGCTCGGCTCTTTGGTTGTCACCGCTACTAATGCGCCGCGCCATTTAGGATTAAGTTTGCCAGATCTGGCCTCGCGCCTCGATTGGGGCGTGGCTTATCAGCTCAAACCTCTGGATGATGAAGGTAAGCTCAGCGCTCTTCAGCTGCGCTCAGAATTGCGCGGTTTTAAGCTGCCTACCGATGTGGGGCGGTTTTTACTCAGTCGTTTATCACGAGATATGAGCACATTGTTAGCCGCATTGGATTTACTCGACAACGCCTCCTTCCAAGCCAAGCGCAAGCTCAGCACACCGTTTGCCAAAGAAGTGTTGGGGTTTTAA
- a CDS encoding uracil-xanthine permease family protein — MLFVAFGALVLMPLITGLDPNVALFTAGIGTLLFQVCTKRQVPIFLASSFAFIAPILYGVQTWGIPATMSGIMAAGVMYVLLSQLIRWRGTALLTRLLPPVVVGPVIMVIGLGLAPMAVNMAIGKTGDGSAVLIEHDIALWLSLPALLTTLLVSTMAKGVFRLVPISAGIAVGYGLALGFGVVDFAPVQNAAWVSMPHFVAPEWHWQAVLFMLPVAIAPAIEHIGDILAISSVTGKDYLKKPGLHRTILGDGIATIGASCFGGPPNTTYSEVTGAVMLTKNFNPVIMTWAAGFAIVLAFVGKFGALMLSIPTPVMGGIMILLFGSIATVGLNSLIKHQVDLSQARNLCIVAVILIFGIGGMAFGIGGFSLQGISLCGIVGILLNLILPRTRPS; from the coding sequence ATGCTGTTTGTGGCCTTTGGCGCCTTGGTACTAATGCCGCTGATCACCGGTCTTGATCCTAACGTGGCTTTGTTTACTGCCGGTATAGGCACCTTGCTGTTTCAAGTGTGTACTAAGCGCCAAGTGCCGATCTTTTTAGCCTCTTCGTTTGCCTTTATCGCGCCCATTTTATATGGCGTACAAACCTGGGGTATTCCGGCCACCATGAGCGGCATTATGGCGGCCGGCGTTATGTATGTGTTGCTGAGCCAACTTATCCGTTGGCGGGGCACGGCCTTGCTGACGCGCTTACTGCCACCTGTGGTGGTGGGGCCGGTGATCATGGTGATAGGCCTTGGCTTAGCGCCGATGGCGGTAAACATGGCCATTGGTAAGACGGGAGATGGCTCTGCGGTATTAATCGAGCACGATATCGCGCTTTGGTTATCCTTGCCGGCATTGCTCACCACCTTATTGGTCTCAACCATGGCTAAAGGCGTGTTTCGCTTGGTACCCATTAGTGCGGGTATTGCCGTGGGTTATGGCTTAGCACTCGGGTTTGGGGTGGTAGACTTTGCTCCGGTACAAAACGCTGCTTGGGTTTCCATGCCGCACTTTGTCGCTCCTGAGTGGCACTGGCAGGCGGTGTTATTTATGTTACCGGTGGCCATAGCGCCGGCCATTGAGCATATCGGCGATATCTTGGCCATTAGCTCGGTTACCGGCAAAGATTATCTGAAAAAGCCCGGTTTGCATCGCACCATCTTGGGTGACGGCATCGCCACCATAGGTGCGTCTTGTTTTGGCGGACCGCCGAACACCACGTATTCTGAGGTGACGGGGGCGGTGATGCTGACCAAAAACTTTAATCCGGTGATCATGACCTGGGCGGCGGGCTTTGCCATCGTTCTAGCATTTGTCGGTAAGTTTGGTGCGCTTATGCTGAGTATCCCCACACCTGTGATGGGCGGCATCATGATCTTACTGTTTGGCTCCATCGCCACCGTGGGTCTAAATAGCCTGATCAAACACCAAGTGGATTTATCGCAGGCCCGTAACTTGTGCATAGTGGCGGTGATTTTGATCTTTGGTATCGGCGGCATGGCGTTTGGTATCGGTGGCTTTAGCCTACAAGGCATTAGCTTATGCGGTATAGTCGGCATCTTATTGAATCTGATCTTACCCAGAACCCGTCCTAGCTGA
- the upp gene encoding uracil phosphoribosyltransferase — MKVVEVKHPLVKHKLGLMREADISTKRFRELAREVGSLLTYEATADFETEKTTIEGWNGPTVVDQLKGKKVTVVPILRAGLGMMDGVLEHMPGARVSVVGVYRDEETLQPVHYFNKLVSHIDERLALIVDPMLATGGSMIATIDLLKEKGCRHFKVIVLVAAPEGIKALEAAHPEVELYCASIDERLDSNGYIIPGLGDAGDKIFGTK, encoded by the coding sequence ATGAAAGTCGTTGAGGTTAAGCACCCTTTGGTGAAACACAAGTTAGGGTTAATGCGCGAAGCCGACATTAGCACCAAACGCTTTCGTGAGCTGGCCAGAGAAGTGGGTAGCTTGCTGACCTACGAAGCCACGGCCGACTTTGAGACGGAAAAAACCACCATTGAAGGTTGGAACGGCCCCACGGTTGTCGACCAGCTTAAAGGTAAAAAAGTCACAGTCGTGCCTATTTTGCGCGCCGGTTTGGGCATGATGGACGGCGTACTGGAGCATATGCCAGGCGCGCGGGTCAGCGTGGTGGGTGTGTATCGTGATGAAGAAACCTTACAGCCGGTGCACTATTTCAATAAGTTGGTCAGCCATATTGATGAGCGCTTGGCGCTGATTGTGGATCCTATGCTGGCCACCGGCGGCTCCATGATTGCCACTATTGACCTGTTAAAAGAAAAAGGCTGTCGCCACTTTAAGGTGATAGTGCTGGTAGCGGCCCCCGAAGGCATTAAGGCGTTAGAAGCGGCACACCCAGAGGTGGAGCTGTATTGTGCTTCTATTGATGAGCGCCTTGATAGCAATGGCTACATCATTCCTGGGCTCGGTGATGCGGGCGATAAAATATTTGGTACTAAATAA
- the purM gene encoding phosphoribosylformylglycinamidine cyclo-ligase has product MTQNKPLSYKDAGVDIDAGNALVERIKGVSRRTHRPEVMGGLGGFGALCQLPTGYKEPVLVAGTDGVGTKLRLAIDLKRHQGVGIDLVAMCVNDLIVQGGEPLFFLDYYATGKLDVDAAAEVVTGIGKGCELSGCALIGGETAEMPGMYQAGDYDLAGFCVGVVEKSEIIDGTKVGAGDALIALASSGPHSNGFSLIRKILEVSKADLQQPLGDATLADALMEPTRIYVKPVLALIKKFDIHALSHITGGGFWENIPRVLPKGTKAIVDGASWQWPEVFSWLQTAGNVETKEMYRTFNCGVGMVIALPAEQAAAAVQFMQDKGEQCWLIGSIDNAAEGEEQVEIK; this is encoded by the coding sequence GTGACGCAGAACAAACCCCTGAGCTACAAAGACGCCGGTGTAGATATCGACGCTGGTAATGCCCTGGTTGAACGCATTAAAGGCGTTAGCCGTCGCACACACCGCCCAGAAGTAATGGGCGGACTCGGGGGCTTTGGCGCTTTGTGCCAGCTTCCCACCGGCTATAAAGAACCGGTATTAGTGGCCGGCACCGACGGTGTGGGCACTAAGCTGCGCTTGGCGATTGATTTAAAACGCCACCAAGGTGTGGGCATCGACTTAGTCGCCATGTGCGTGAACGACTTAATCGTACAAGGTGGCGAGCCACTGTTTTTCCTCGACTATTATGCCACCGGCAAGCTAGACGTAGATGCGGCGGCCGAAGTGGTCACCGGCATAGGCAAGGGCTGTGAGCTGAGCGGTTGTGCATTGATTGGCGGCGAAACCGCAGAAATGCCCGGCATGTATCAAGCTGGCGATTACGACTTAGCTGGCTTTTGCGTTGGCGTGGTGGAAAAGAGCGAAATTATCGATGGCACTAAAGTGGGAGCCGGTGATGCACTGATCGCTTTGGCCTCAAGCGGCCCGCACTCCAACGGTTTCTCGTTGATCCGCAAAATTTTAGAAGTGAGCAAGGCGGATCTGCAGCAGCCATTAGGTGATGCTACCTTGGCCGATGCCTTGATGGAGCCAACCCGCATCTATGTGAAGCCGGTATTAGCGCTGATCAAGAAGTTCGACATTCATGCACTAAGCCACATTACCGGCGGCGGCTTCTGGGAAAACATTCCTCGCGTGTTGCCAAAAGGCACCAAGGCCATCGTCGATGGTGCTAGCTGGCAGTGGCCAGAAGTGTTTAGTTGGTTACAAACTGCCGGCAACGTAGAGACCAAAGAAATGTATCGCACCTTTAACTGTGGTGTGGGCATGGTTATCGCCCTGCCTGCTGAGCAAGCAGCAGCGGCAGTACAGTTTATGCAAGACAAAGGCGAGCAATGCTGGTTAATTGGCAGCATTGATAATGCCGCCGAGGGCGAAGAGCAGGTCGAAATTAAATGA
- the purN gene encoding phosphoribosylglycinamide formyltransferase, with amino-acid sequence MTRIVVLISGNGSNLQALLDQSDAGQLGGEIVAVISNKADAHGLARAKAAGVATQVVANVDYADRATFDTALIQAIDEYQANLVVLAGFMRILTPEFVRHYQNRLLNIHPSLLPRYQGLHTHQKAIDAKDEEHGCSVHFVTEELDGGPVILQARVPVFEDDDAASLAERVQVQEHAIYPLTVRWFCDGRAVMQQGKAYLDGALLPTQGYAQE; translated from the coding sequence ATGACCCGAATAGTAGTGCTGATTTCAGGCAACGGCAGTAACTTACAAGCCTTGTTGGATCAGTCTGATGCAGGGCAATTGGGCGGCGAAATTGTGGCTGTGATTAGCAACAAGGCCGACGCCCACGGCTTAGCGCGTGCCAAAGCCGCGGGCGTTGCCACGCAAGTGGTGGCCAATGTTGACTACGCGGATCGCGCTACTTTTGATACGGCGCTAATACAGGCCATAGATGAATATCAGGCGAACTTGGTAGTGCTCGCGGGCTTTATGCGTATTTTAACGCCAGAGTTTGTGCGCCATTATCAAAACCGACTGCTCAATATTCATCCGTCTTTGCTGCCTCGCTATCAAGGCTTGCACACTCATCAAAAAGCCATTGATGCCAAGGATGAAGAGCACGGTTGCAGCGTGCACTTTGTCACCGAAGAGCTGGATGGCGGCCCAGTGATCTTACAAGCACGAGTACCTGTGTTTGAAGATGACGATGCCGCAAGTCTCGCCGAGCGCGTGCAAGTACAAGAGCATGCCATCTACCCGCTCACGGTGCGTTGGTTTTGCGATGGCCGTGCGGTGATGCAACAAGGCAAAGCCTACCTAGACGGCGCTTTGTTGCCGACTCAGGGTTATGCGCAAGAATAA
- a CDS encoding MFS transporter codes for MADTTPAARPLNRTAILVVLALGTFILGLAEFSMMPMLPLISDTFNSTPSQSGYAISAYAIGVVVGAPILMLATANIRKRTALLIFLSLMCLANSLSAFANSLEQLVLFRFLSGLPHGAYFGAAILLASEIAPQGQRASFMSKVFMGLTIATIVGVPIVTLVGQHLSWRYCLAGAGGLAFIAFIFVYKVVPNVKNSEPSNLLNEFGVLKNKLVWSILGIVIIGFGGVFCIYTYIADTILVVTDTPAYTISIAMVMFGIGSTLGNYVLGKAADKSAINTTGLVLVGTIIFALAYVSASHNIWLLYGVIFFIGCSLGLATLIQTLLMDVSPNGHAMIGALVQCAFNIANAIGPWVGGIVIAEGATPNQTGYVAAALFSGGLIMWALSYLQIVNKQPKLEAVSSTV; via the coding sequence ATGGCAGATACCACGCCAGCTGCTCGCCCTCTTAACAGAACCGCCATTTTAGTGGTATTAGCGCTCGGCACCTTTATTTTAGGGTTGGCTGAATTCTCCATGATGCCGATGCTGCCGCTTATTAGTGACACCTTTAATTCCACCCCCTCTCAAAGTGGTTATGCGATTAGCGCCTATGCCATAGGGGTGGTGGTCGGTGCGCCCATTTTAATGCTCGCCACCGCCAATATAAGAAAACGCACCGCGCTGCTGATATTTTTAAGCTTAATGTGCTTAGCCAATAGCTTAAGTGCGTTCGCCAACTCTCTAGAACAACTGGTGTTATTTCGATTTTTAAGCGGCCTGCCCCATGGCGCCTATTTTGGTGCGGCGATTTTATTAGCCTCAGAGATTGCGCCCCAAGGCCAGCGCGCCAGCTTTATGTCGAAAGTCTTTATGGGATTGACCATCGCCACAATAGTTGGAGTGCCCATTGTGACCTTAGTCGGGCAGCATCTTAGCTGGCGTTACTGCTTAGCAGGGGCCGGTGGCTTAGCCTTCATTGCCTTTATTTTCGTCTATAAGGTGGTGCCCAACGTTAAGAACAGCGAACCCTCTAATCTGCTCAACGAGTTTGGCGTCCTTAAAAACAAGCTGGTGTGGTCTATTTTAGGCATAGTGATCATCGGCTTTGGTGGCGTATTTTGTATTTACACCTACATTGCCGACACCATTTTAGTGGTCACTGACACTCCCGCCTACACCATATCCATCGCTATGGTGATGTTTGGTATCGGCTCTACGTTGGGTAATTATGTGCTGGGAAAAGCCGCCGATAAATCGGCCATTAACACCACAGGGCTAGTACTGGTGGGGACTATTATCTTTGCACTGGCCTATGTAAGCGCCAGCCATAATATTTGGTTGCTTTATGGGGTGATATTTTTTATCGGCTGCAGTCTCGGCTTAGCCACCTTGATCCAAACCTTACTGATGGATGTGTCACCGAATGGCCATGCCATGATAGGCGCACTTGTACAATGTGCATTTAATATCGCCAATGCCATTGGCCCTTGGGTAGGCGGCATTGTGATTGCAGAAGGTGCAACGCCCAATCAAACGGGCTATGTAGCAGCGGCGTTATTTAGCGGCGGCTTAATCATGTGGGCGCTTAGTTACTTACAGATAGTAAACAAACAACCCAAGCTTGAAGCCGTAAGCAGCACGGTATAA
- a CDS encoding NAD(P)H-dependent oxidoreductase, producing MTKTKIIAFSGSLRAASFNTMAIKAAQQLAPENCEIELIDYSALPLYNQDQADQNTPLLVLDIAEKVRAADAILWATPEYNYSLPGALKNLIDWLSRQAPQPLAGKPAAIISASMGMLGGVRVQYHLRQILVCLDVHVLNKPEIMIGQAHEKFDAQGQLLDETTNTLIATQMQALCAFSQQLD from the coding sequence ATGACAAAAACCAAAATTATTGCCTTTTCTGGCAGCTTACGTGCCGCCTCTTTTAACACTATGGCCATTAAGGCGGCGCAACAGCTGGCGCCCGAGAATTGTGAGATTGAGTTGATCGACTACTCAGCACTGCCTTTATATAACCAAGATCAAGCCGACCAAAACACGCCACTCTTGGTATTGGATATTGCGGAAAAAGTGCGGGCGGCGGATGCCATCTTATGGGCTACGCCTGAATATAATTATTCGCTGCCGGGCGCCTTAAAGAACCTAATTGACTGGTTATCTCGCCAAGCGCCGCAGCCATTGGCGGGTAAACCGGCGGCCATTATTAGCGCCAGCATGGGCATGTTAGGTGGTGTCCGGGTGCAATATCATTTACGCCAAATTTTGGTGTGCTTAGATGTGCATGTGTTGAATAAGCCCGAAATCATGATTGGTCAGGCTCATGAAAAATTTGATGCCCAAGGCCAATTACTTGATGAGACCACGAACACGCTGATCGCGACACAAATGCAGGCCTTATGCGCCTTTAGCCAGCAGTTGGATTAA
- a CDS encoding class II glutamine amidotransferase, whose product MCELLGMSANVPTDICFSFTGLMQRGGRTGPHKDGWGIVFYEGKGLRTFKDPQPSSQSRIAKLVQEYPIKSCSVISHIRQANRGGIALENTHPFTRELWGRYWTFAHNGQLTDYSHLTIGRHIPVGETDSELAFCWILDAMERQYPTKPQDASAMSEMFEYVATLCDELRGLGVFNMLLSDGEYLMTYCTNNLHWLTRRAPFGPARLIDEDVEIDFQKETTPNDVVTVIATQPLTHDEPWQKMQPGEFNLFLLGERIAATDLT is encoded by the coding sequence ATGTGTGAATTGCTAGGGATGAGCGCCAATGTGCCCACGGATATTTGTTTTAGCTTTACCGGCTTAATGCAAAGAGGTGGGCGCACCGGACCCCATAAAGATGGTTGGGGCATTGTATTTTACGAGGGCAAGGGCCTGCGTACTTTTAAAGATCCTCAGCCCTCTAGCCAGTCGCGCATCGCCAAATTGGTGCAAGAATACCCCATTAAAAGCTGCTCGGTGATCAGCCATATTCGCCAAGCGAATCGTGGCGGCATAGCGCTGGAGAATACCCATCCCTTTACCCGTGAGCTATGGGGCCGTTATTGGACCTTTGCCCACAATGGGCAGCTGACCGATTACAGTCATCTCACGATTGGTCGTCATATTCCGGTGGGTGAAACCGACAGTGAATTGGCGTTTTGCTGGATTTTGGATGCCATGGAGCGCCAATATCCCACTAAGCCACAAGATGCATCGGCCATGAGCGAGATGTTTGAATATGTGGCTACCTTGTGTGATGAGCTGCGTGGTTTGGGGGTATTTAATATGCTGCTCAGCGACGGCGAATACCTGATGACCTATTGCACCAATAATCTGCATTGGTTAACGCGTCGCGCGCCTTTTGGGCCGGCACGCTTAATCGATGAAGACGTGGAAATTGACTTTCAAAAAGAAACCACGCCCAACGACGTAGTCACCGTGATTGCCACCCAGCCGCTGACCCATGATGAGCCGTGGCAAAAAATGCAGCCCGGCGAGTTCAATCTGTTCTTATTGGGTGAGCGTATCGCAGCCACGGACTTAACGTAG
- the lpcA gene encoding D-sedoheptulose 7-phosphate isomerase — MYQDLIRSELTEASEVLNRFLADDTNLQAIESAAKLLAERFKAGGKVLSCGNGGSHCDAMHFAEELTGRYRENRPGYPAIAISDPSHLSCVANDFGFEFVFSRYLEAVGQSGDVLLGLSTSGNSKNIINAITAAKAKGIKVIALTGKDGGEMAGLADVEIRVPHFGYADRIQEVHIKIIHIMIQLIEKEMEHA; from the coding sequence ATGTATCAGGATCTGATCCGTAGCGAACTGACCGAGGCCAGCGAAGTGCTTAATCGCTTCTTAGCTGACGACACTAATCTGCAAGCCATCGAAAGCGCCGCCAAATTATTGGCCGAGCGTTTTAAAGCCGGTGGCAAAGTTTTGTCTTGTGGTAACGGTGGCTCCCATTGCGATGCCATGCATTTCGCGGAAGAGCTGACGGGTCGCTATCGAGAGAATCGCCCGGGATATCCGGCGATTGCCATTTCTGATCCTAGCCACCTGTCTTGTGTGGCCAATGACTTTGGCTTTGAATTCGTGTTTTCTCGCTATTTAGAAGCCGTCGGCCAAAGCGGTGACGTGCTACTCGGTCTGTCGACCAGCGGTAATTCTAAGAACATTATCAACGCTATTACTGCGGCTAAAGCCAAAGGCATTAAGGTGATTGCGCTAACCGGTAAAGACGGCGGCGAAATGGCGGGTTTGGCGGACGTAGAGATTCGCGTGCCCCACTTTGGTTATGCAGACCGCATTCAAGAAGTGCACATCAAGATTATTCATATCATGATCCAATTAATCGAAAAAGAAATGGAGCATGCGTAA
- the fadE gene encoding acyl-CoA dehydrogenase FadE produces the protein MITLLLLLLAWGVLAYRRASLRRFTLVTAVILVAGTLWGEVGPTGWLVFAVMAGVLNLLPLRTSLLSAPMFKVYKGLMPEMSTTEREAIEAGTTWWDAELFGGKPNWETLHSYPKPQLSAEEQAFMDGPVNEVCRMTNDWEVTHELTDLSPEVWAYLKEHKFFAMIIKKQYGGLEFSAFAQSRVLQKLCGTSAVLASTVGVPNSLGPGELLQHYGTTEQKDYYLPRLANGDEIPCFALTGPEAGSDAGAIPDVGIITLGDWQGEQVLGMRLTWNKRYITLAPIATVLGLAFKLQDPDGLLGDKPHLGITCALIPTDLPGITIGRRHFPLNVPFQNGPTQGKDVFVPLSFIIGGPAMAGQGWRMLTECLSVGRGITLPSTGTAGSRISALASGAYSRIRRQFRIPIGKMEGIEEPLARLGGNAYLSDAASMLTVTGIDLGEKPSVISAIVKYHLTHRSQHCLIDAMDIHGGKGICLGPNNYLARGYQGAPIAITVEGANILTRSMIIYGQGAIRCHPYVLSEMLSVQEPNAQQALSQFDAAVFGHIGFAISNTVRSFWFGLTNARFSNTPFNDATTPYYRQMNRLSANLSLLSDVAMATLGGELKRRERLSARLGDVLSQLYLVSATLKRFNDDGRPEALLPFVHWACQDGLYQAQTAVVELLENFPSPVIGKLMEAVILPWGTTLVRPSDRLDRKVARALQTSGPARDALADGLYLTVEEGNPLGMLEQAFIDIQQAEPIYNQIVDVLGRRPFTGLDALGVEALSADIITKAQAELLARAEVSRLRTINVDDFAPIDLVVNKEMFNDDMLNKSARRGL, from the coding sequence ATGATTACCCTACTACTGCTCTTGCTTGCTTGGGGAGTGTTGGCGTATCGCCGCGCTTCTTTGCGCCGCTTTACCTTGGTCACAGCCGTTATCTTAGTCGCGGGCACCTTGTGGGGTGAAGTGGGCCCTACAGGCTGGCTGGTGTTCGCCGTGATGGCGGGCGTATTGAACTTGTTACCGCTGCGCACCAGTTTGCTCAGTGCTCCCATGTTTAAGGTCTATAAAGGCCTGATGCCAGAAATGTCGACCACTGAGCGTGAGGCCATCGAAGCTGGCACCACTTGGTGGGATGCCGAGCTATTTGGCGGTAAGCCTAATTGGGAGACGCTGCATAGCTACCCGAAACCGCAACTGAGCGCCGAAGAACAAGCCTTTATGGATGGGCCCGTGAATGAGGTGTGTCGCATGACCAACGACTGGGAAGTGACCCACGAGTTGACCGACTTATCTCCCGAGGTGTGGGCTTATTTAAAAGAGCATAAGTTTTTCGCCATGATCATTAAAAAGCAGTATGGCGGCTTAGAGTTCTCGGCGTTTGCGCAATCTCGCGTGTTACAAAAACTGTGTGGCACCAGTGCCGTGCTGGCTTCTACCGTAGGCGTGCCGAACTCTTTAGGCCCAGGCGAATTGCTGCAGCACTACGGCACTACCGAACAAAAAGATTACTATTTACCGCGTTTAGCTAATGGTGATGAAATTCCCTGTTTCGCCCTCACCGGGCCAGAAGCGGGTTCGGATGCCGGCGCCATTCCCGATGTGGGTATCATCACCCTAGGCGACTGGCAAGGCGAGCAAGTCTTAGGCATGCGCCTCACTTGGAACAAACGCTATATTACGCTGGCCCCCATCGCCACCGTCTTAGGCTTGGCTTTTAAACTACAAGATCCAGATGGCCTGTTAGGCGATAAACCCCATTTAGGCATCACCTGCGCACTCATCCCTACCGATCTGCCCGGCATTACTATTGGTCGTCGGCATTTCCCGCTAAACGTACCTTTTCAAAATGGGCCAACCCAGGGCAAAGACGTATTTGTGCCACTGAGCTTTATTATCGGAGGCCCTGCCATGGCCGGCCAAGGCTGGCGCATGTTAACCGAGTGCTTGTCGGTGGGGCGTGGTATCACTCTGCCCTCTACTGGTACTGCTGGCTCACGCATTTCGGCTTTGGCGTCCGGTGCTTACAGTCGCATCCGTCGCCAGTTCCGTATTCCGATTGGCAAGATGGAAGGCATCGAAGAGCCATTAGCCCGCCTCGGCGGTAACGCTTATTTATCGGATGCAGCCAGCATGCTCACCGTGACCGGCATCGATCTCGGTGAAAAGCCCTCGGTGATTTCAGCCATCGTTAAGTATCACCTCACCCATCGCAGCCAACACTGCCTGATTGACGCCATGGACATTCACGGCGGCAAAGGCATTTGTTTAGGTCCTAATAACTACTTGGCCCGCGGTTATCAGGGCGCGCCCATCGCCATTACCGTAGAAGGCGCCAATATCCTTACTCGCTCCATGATCATCTACGGCCAAGGGGCAATTCGTTGTCATCCTTATGTGCTGAGCGAAATGCTCTCGGTACAAGAGCCGAATGCGCAACAAGCACTGAGCCAGTTTGATGCGGCGGTGTTTGGCCATATTGGCTTTGCCATCAGCAATACGGTGCGCAGCTTCTGGTTCGGCCTAACCAATGCCCGCTTTAGTAACACGCCCTTTAATGACGCGACCACGCCCTACTATCGCCAAATGAATCGGCTTAGCGCCAACTTAAGCCTGTTGTCAGACGTTGCCATGGCCACGCTCGGCGGCGAGTTAAAACGCCGCGAGCGCTTATCGGCCCGTTTGGGCGATGTGCTCAGCCAGCTGTATTTGGTGTCCGCCACCTTAAAGCGCTTTAACGATGATGGTCGCCCCGAGGCGCTATTGCCCTTCGTGCACTGGGCTTGCCAAGATGGCTTATACCAAGCGCAAACTGCGGTGGTGGAGCTATTAGAGAACTTCCCCTCGCCTGTTATTGGTAAGCTGATGGAGGCCGTTATTCTGCCTTGGGGCACGACTTTAGTGCGCCCTTCAGACCGATTGGATAGAAAGGTGGCTCGCGCATTGCAAACCTCAGGCCCGGCACGGGATGCACTGGCCGACGGCTTATATTTAACCGTAGAAGAAGGCAATCCGCTCGGCATGTTAGAACAAGCCTTTATCGACATCCAACAAGCAGAGCCCATCTATAACCAGATTGTCGATGTGTTAGGTCGTCGCCCCTTCACCGGCTTAGACGCTTTAGGTGTCGAAGCGCTGAGTGCAGATATCATCACTAAAGCGCAAGCCGAGTTATTGGCTCGCGCCGAAGTCAGCCGCCTGCGCACCATTAACGTCGATGACTTCGCTCCCATCGATTTGGTGGTGAATAAAGAGATGTTTAATGATGATATGTTGAATAAAAGTGCGCGCCGGGGCTTGTAG
- the kdsA gene encoding 3-deoxy-8-phosphooctulonate synthase yields the protein MKTVHINHIPVANDKPFVLFGGINVLESRELALRSAEHFVNVTEKLGIPYVFKASWDKANRSSIHSYRGPGLEEGMKLLQEVKDTFKVPVITDLHEPHQAATVAEVADVIQLPAFLARQTDLVAAMAKTGRVINIKKPQFLSPGQMKNIVDKFIECGNDQLMICERGANFGYDNLVVDMLGFGVMKKATHGAPIIFDVTHALQCRDPLGEASGGRREQIVDLARAGLATGMAGLFLEAHPDPANALCDGPSALPLAKLEPFLAQLKALDELVKSFAVLDTAN from the coding sequence ATGAAAACCGTTCACATCAATCACATCCCCGTTGCTAACGACAAGCCCTTCGTGTTGTTTGGCGGCATTAACGTACTGGAATCCCGCGAGCTGGCACTGCGCTCTGCTGAGCATTTTGTCAACGTAACCGAGAAGCTGGGCATTCCTTACGTGTTTAAAGCCAGCTGGGATAAAGCGAATCGCTCCTCCATTCACTCTTACCGAGGCCCAGGCCTAGAAGAGGGCATGAAGTTGCTGCAAGAAGTAAAAGACACCTTTAAGGTGCCGGTGATCACCGATTTGCACGAACCCCATCAGGCAGCGACCGTGGCCGAAGTGGCGGATGTTATACAGCTGCCGGCCTTCTTGGCCCGCCAAACCGACTTGGTGGCAGCCATGGCCAAGACCGGGCGCGTGATTAACATCAAAAAGCCGCAGTTTTTAAGCCCCGGCCAAATGAAAAACATCGTCGACAAATTTATTGAATGCGGCAACGATCAATTAATGATCTGCGAGCGCGGCGCCAACTTTGGTTACGACAACTTAGTGGTCGATATGCTGGGTTTTGGCGTGATGAAAAAAGCCACCCATGGCGCGCCCATTATCTTTGACGTGACCCATGCCCTGCAATGCCGTGACCCCTTAGGCGAAGCCTCGGGCGGTCGCCGTGAGCAAATCGTCGACTTGGCTCGCGCTGGTTTAGCTACCGGCATGGCTGGCTTGTTTTTAGAAGCGCACCCAGATCCCGCCAATGCCCTGTGTGACGGTCCCAGCGCCTTACCATTAGCGAAATTAGAGCCGTTTTTAGCGCAATTAAAAGCGCTGGACGAGCTGGTGAAGAGCTTCGCAGTGCTGGATACGGCTAACTAA